TGCGCCGCGACCCGCAGGCATTGTATGGCCCAGGGATCGGCGACAACAGCCTGGGCGTGGGCGGCATGCTGGGCGTGCTGCGAATGTTTTTTGCGCAGAAGGTCAAGCCGGAGCGCGATATCTGGTTTGTTGCGACCAGCTGCGAAGAAGGACTCGGGGATTTGCGCGGCATGCGTGCAGCGTTCAGCCGTCTGAAGACCCGTCTGGCCGGCGTCGTCAATATCGAAGGGCTGGCGTTCGGACATGTCTATCACGCCGGAATTGCGGTCAAGAGACTGCACATTATCTGCCATACGCCCGGAGGGCACAGCTGGCTGCACTTTGGCCGGCCAAGCGCAATCCATGTGCTGATGGCTTTGGGCGCGAAGATCGCCGCGATCCGCCCGCCGACCAATCCGCGCACCACCCATAATATTGGCCTGATTGACGGCGGCACCTCGATCAATTCGATCGCGGCCAGCGCCAGCATATGGCTCGATATGCGCTCCGAAGATATGGGGGCATTGGCAAGACTGGAGGACGATGTCCGCAATCTGATCCACACCGTGACTACGCCGGAAACGACGTTCACGGTGGATGTCGTAGGCGAACGTCCGGCGGGATACCTCTCGCCTGATCATCCCCTGGTACGGGCTGCAGTCGAAGCCTTGAGCTTCGTGGGTGTAAAAGCAACTTTGGAAACTGGCAGCACAGACGGTAATATCGCGCTGGCGGCTGGATGTCCAACAGTAACCGTTGGCGTGACTCGCGGCGGTAATGCACACCGGCTGGACGAATATGCCGAGCTGGCGGCCGTGCGAGACGGGATGCAGCAATTGATTACGCTGGTCCTGGCGGCATCCACGGCGGGTTCCGTACTCTAGCCTGAGCAGAATGCTGATTGACGGCGACTATTCAGCCGCCGGACTCATTTAACAAACCAACCAAGGAGGCCATAT
The nucleotide sequence above comes from Candidatus Flexicrinis proximus. Encoded proteins:
- a CDS encoding M20/M25/M40 family metallo-hydrolase; the encoded protein is MKIQIDQASRVVDSSTLAALADWVIEQAIGIQQIAAPTFSERPRAELVAAQFAEHNLVDIDIDEVHNVYGRLQGTNPALAALMVVAHTDTVFGAETDLTLRRDPQALYGPGIGDNSLGVGGMLGVLRMFFAQKVKPERDIWFVATSCEEGLGDLRGMRAAFSRLKTRLAGVVNIEGLAFGHVYHAGIAVKRLHIICHTPGGHSWLHFGRPSAIHVLMALGAKIAAIRPPTNPRTTHNIGLIDGGTSINSIAASASIWLDMRSEDMGALARLEDDVRNLIHTVTTPETTFTVDVVGERPAGYLSPDHPLVRAAVEALSFVGVKATLETGSTDGNIALAAGCPTVTVGVTRGGNAHRLDEYAELAAVRDGMQQLITLVLAASTAGSVL